The following are encoded together in the Erpetoichthys calabaricus chromosome 16, fErpCal1.3, whole genome shotgun sequence genome:
- the prlh2r gene encoding prolactin releasing hormone 2 receptor, which yields MGPDLNETWMNASFSTAYSSFAGLDLLFLLKPLFIPLYTLLVLVACIGNLLLILLIALTKKLHSTTNFLIGNLAAADLIMCLFCVPLTASYAFELRGWLFGSFMCHFVMLMQVATVLVAVLSLTAIAVDRYVVVAYPIRRRISRRCCLYLVCAIWLASLALSSPTSLHTSYLDLSPTGHNMTICEEFWAEQDQERLIYSCCILLLSYLIPLSAVSVSYCAISRHLRKRSVPGAAVTASSNRERWARKKCKTFRLLLISVLSFALCWLPLQVVNLIRDLDVDFVILDKSYINVVQVSCHLVAMSSACYNPFIYASLHDKFRFYLGRYFYPRHLQRRQQHTGSSSTITSHRLTRLHTCSTLVDIPMMNTDQLVVERPYSCH from the coding sequence atggGTCCTGATCTCAATGAGACTTGGATGAACGCCTCCTTCTCCACCGCCTACTCCTCCTTTGCTGGCTTggacctcctcttcctcctcaagCCTCTCTTTATCCCTCTGTACACCCTCCTAGTGCTCGTGGCTTGCATTGGCAATCTGCTGCTGATTCTTCTCATTGCCCTGACAAAGAAGCTGCACAGTACCACCAACTTCCTGATTGGTAACCTGGCAGCAGCTGACCTGATCATGTGCCTCTTCTGTGTACCGCTgactgcctcctatgcctttGAGCTACGTGGTTGGCTTTTCGGCAGCTTCATGTGCCACTTTGTCATGCTCATGCAGGTCGCCACCGTTTTGGTGGCCGTCCTGTCCCTCACTGCTATTGCTGTGGACCGCTATGTGGTGGTGGCCTACCCCATTCGCAGAAGAATCAGTCGGCGCTGTTGCCTTTACTTGGTATGTGCCATTTGGCTGGCTTCACTGGCACTCTCATCTCCCACCTCACTCCACACAAGCTACCTTGACCTCAGCCCCACTGGCCACAACATGACCATTTGTGAGGAGTTCTGGGCAGAGCAGGATCAGGAGAGACTCATCTACTCTTGCTGTATCCTCCTTCTCTCTTACCTCATCCCACTGTCGGCTGTCTCTGTCTCCTACTGCGCCATTTCCCGCCACCTACGCAAACGGAGCGTGCCTGGCGCTGCTGTCACGGCATCCTCCAACCGTGAGAGATGGGCACGTAAAAAGTGCAAGACGTTCCGGCTACTACTGATCTCTGTGCTCTCATTTGCCCTTTGCTGGCTACCTCTGCAAGTGGTCAACCTAATCCGGGATCTGGATGTCGATTTTGTCATCTTGGACAAGAGTTACATCAATGTGGTGCAGGTGTCCTGCCATCTGGTGGCCATGAGTTCTGCCTGCTACAACCCCTTCATCTACGCTTCCCTTCATGACAAGTTTCGCTTTTACCTGGGCAGGTACTTCTATCCACGCCACCTGCAAAGGCGCCAACAGCACACTGgcagcagcagcaccatcacctc